A part of Aquila chrysaetos chrysaetos chromosome W unlocalized genomic scaffold, bAquChr1.4 W_unloc_4, whole genome shotgun sequence genomic DNA contains:
- the LOC121233047 gene encoding 28S ribosomal protein S36, mitochondrial-like codes for MGSKMAAATRVVQVVKPHTPLIKFPDRKSSPRPKIQESLQASMPSLNASKAQESVGGKLPAFQNISSVIRVQGIPDTSELARTLPQKYRRKLMSDEEIEYIQRGGPE; via the exons ATGGGCAGTAAGATGGCGGCTGCCACTAGAGTCGTTCAG GTAGTCAAGCCACATACTCCATTAATTAAGTTCCCAGACAGAAAAAGTAGTCCTAGACCTAAAA TACAGGAATCTCTACAAGCAAGTATGCCATCTCTCAATGCTTCAAAAGCACAGGAGTCTGTAGGAGGCAAATTGCCggcatttcaaaatatttcatctgttaTTAGAGTACAAGGTATACCAGACACTTCTGAATTAGCAAGAACCTTACctcagaaatacagaaggaaacTTATGTCAGATGAAGAGATTGAATATATTCAA cGTGGAGGTCCAGAATAA